A stretch of the Duncaniella dubosii genome encodes the following:
- a CDS encoding co-chaperone GroES, which produces MNIKPLADRVLISPTPAEEVTAAGIIIPDTAKEKPLRGTVVATGNGTKDEEMVVKAGDEVLFGKYAGSEIELDGTKYLIMRQSDVLAVLEK; this is translated from the coding sequence ATGAATATCAAGCCATTAGCTGACAGAGTGCTGATTAGCCCCACTCCTGCCGAAGAAGTAACAGCCGCCGGTATCATCATTCCCGATACGGCAAAGGAAAAACCCCTTCGTGGAACAGTCGTGGCTACCGGCAACGGTACAAAAGACGAGGAAATGGTCGTTAAGGCCGGCGACGAAGTCCTTTTCGGCAAATATGCAGGTTCTGAAATCGAGCTTGACGGCACTAAATATCTCATCATGCGTCAGAGCGATGTCCTTGCCGTTCTTGAAAAGTAA
- a CDS encoding lysophospholipid acyltransferase family protein: MEFNLPVVPLTIDGAFKVLPRFKKLPVPGHIHLTIHKPILPSTDGHDLSRLMEESRSSIASVL; encoded by the coding sequence GTGGAATTTAATCTCCCTGTCGTGCCGCTGACCATTGACGGCGCATTCAAGGTGCTTCCGCGATTCAAGAAACTGCCTGTCCCGGGACATATCCATCTGACAATACATAAACCCATACTCCCTTCGACTGACGGTCATGATCTTTCAAGGCTAATGGAAGAGTCTCGTTCTTCAATTGCTTCAGTACTCTGA
- the groL gene encoding chaperonin GroEL (60 kDa chaperone family; promotes refolding of misfolded polypeptides especially under stressful conditions; forms two stacked rings of heptamers to form a barrel-shaped 14mer; ends can be capped by GroES; misfolded proteins enter the barrel where they are refolded when GroES binds), with translation MAKEIKFDIKAREELKKGVDALADAVKVTLGPKGRNVIIEKKFGAPHITKDGVSVAREIELEDAFQNMGAQLVKEVASKTGDDAGDGTTTATVLAQAIINVGLKNVAAGANPMDIKRGIDRAVAVVVEGIKAQSEEVGDDFKKIEDVARISANNDEAIGHLIAEAMKKVKKEGVITVDEAKGTETTVDIVEGMQFDRGYISPYFVTNTEKMECVMESPYILIYDKKISNIKDILPVLEQTAQSGRGLLIISEDVDQEALATLVVNRLRGSLKVCAVKAPGFGDRRKEMLEDIAVLTGGVVISEEKGMQLTTATVDMLGRAEKITVNKENTTIVNGAGNKEAIASRIAMIKTQIEQTTSDYDREKLQERLAKLAGGVAVLHIGAPSEVEMKEKKDRVDDALSATRAAIAEGIVPGGGVAYIRCVKSLENLKGANDDETTGINIVLRAIEEPLRQIVANAGEEGAVVVQKVKDGNADFGYNARTGNYENLLAAGVIDPAKVTRVALENAASIAGMFLTTSCVIADKKEENPAPAMPAPGMGGMGGMM, from the coding sequence ATGGCAAAAGAAATTAAATTCGATATAAAGGCTCGCGAAGAGCTCAAGAAGGGTGTCGACGCTCTCGCCGATGCCGTGAAAGTGACACTCGGTCCTAAGGGCCGCAATGTAATCATTGAGAAGAAGTTTGGCGCACCCCATATCACCAAGGACGGTGTCAGCGTGGCTCGCGAAATCGAACTTGAAGATGCATTCCAGAACATGGGCGCACAGCTCGTGAAGGAAGTGGCATCCAAGACCGGCGACGATGCCGGCGACGGAACAACCACTGCTACCGTGCTCGCTCAGGCTATTATCAACGTCGGTCTCAAGAACGTTGCTGCCGGAGCAAACCCGATGGATATCAAGCGTGGTATCGACCGTGCGGTTGCCGTTGTCGTTGAAGGCATCAAGGCTCAGAGCGAGGAAGTCGGTGACGATTTCAAGAAAATCGAGGACGTTGCCCGTATCTCTGCCAACAATGACGAGGCTATCGGCCATCTAATCGCCGAGGCTATGAAGAAGGTGAAGAAAGAGGGTGTCATCACTGTTGATGAAGCCAAGGGCACTGAAACTACTGTTGATATCGTTGAAGGTATGCAGTTTGACCGTGGCTACATCTCACCCTATTTCGTGACCAATACAGAAAAGATGGAGTGTGTGATGGAAAGTCCCTACATTCTCATCTATGACAAGAAAATCTCTAACATCAAGGATATCCTTCCCGTACTCGAACAGACCGCACAGTCTGGCCGTGGCCTTCTCATCATCTCTGAGGATGTCGATCAGGAAGCGCTCGCAACTCTTGTTGTCAACCGTCTCCGCGGTTCGCTCAAGGTTTGTGCTGTGAAAGCTCCCGGTTTTGGCGACCGTCGCAAGGAAATGCTTGAGGACATCGCAGTGCTTACCGGCGGTGTGGTCATCTCGGAAGAAAAGGGCATGCAGCTCACTACAGCTACTGTTGACATGCTCGGACGTGCTGAAAAAATCACTGTCAACAAAGAGAACACCACAATCGTCAATGGTGCCGGCAACAAGGAGGCTATCGCATCGCGCATCGCTATGATCAAGACTCAGATCGAGCAGACCACAAGCGACTATGACCGCGAGAAACTTCAGGAACGTCTCGCAAAGCTCGCAGGCGGTGTTGCCGTGCTCCACATCGGTGCTCCCAGTGAGGTTGAGATGAAGGAGAAGAAGGACCGTGTTGACGATGCTCTCTCTGCAACCCGTGCGGCTATCGCCGAAGGTATCGTTCCCGGTGGTGGTGTGGCCTATATCCGCTGCGTGAAGTCGCTCGAAAATCTGAAAGGTGCTAACGATGACGAAACCACAGGTATCAATATCGTCCTCCGTGCCATCGAAGAGCCGCTTCGCCAGATTGTTGCCAATGCCGGTGAGGAAGGTGCTGTGGTCGTTCAGAAAGTCAAGGACGGAAACGCAGATTTCGGCTACAACGCCCGCACTGGAAATTATGAAAACCTTCTCGCTGCGGGTGTCATCGACCCTGCAAAGGTTACACGAGTGGCTCTTGAGAACGCCGCTTCGATTGCAGGTATGTTCCTCACCACATCTTGCGTTATCGCAGACAAGAAGGAAGAAAATCCTGCACCCGCAATGCCCGCACCCGGTATGGGTGGCATGGGCGGCATGATGTAA
- a CDS encoding lysophospholipid acyltransferase family protein, with the protein MSASDSGDYSHRRRYSHWFGLGFGGWWGYYPEILWSRLFCWLAFVRVTVSGRENIDSKVSYMFVANHQGAYDIFTVYGYLGHNFRWMMKQSLQKIPFVGWACRWAKQIFVDNSSPAATRRTMERAERLLSGGMSLVVFPEGARTWTGEMRPFKRGPTDLPWNLISLSCR; encoded by the coding sequence GTGTCCGCTTCTGATAGTGGCGACTATTCTCACCGCCGTCGCTACAGTCATTGGTTCGGCCTCGGTTTCGGCGGATGGTGGGGATATTATCCTGAAATCCTCTGGTCGCGTCTGTTTTGCTGGCTGGCGTTTGTCAGGGTGACCGTCAGTGGCCGCGAGAACATCGACTCAAAGGTCAGCTATATGTTCGTAGCCAACCATCAGGGGGCTTACGACATTTTTACTGTCTACGGCTATCTCGGCCATAATTTCCGCTGGATGATGAAGCAGAGTCTTCAGAAAATTCCATTTGTCGGGTGGGCATGCCGCTGGGCAAAGCAGATTTTTGTCGACAATTCATCGCCTGCCGCCACTCGCCGCACAATGGAGCGGGCCGAGCGCCTGCTGAGTGGAGGAATGTCGCTTGTGGTTTTTCCCGAAGGTGCGAGGACATGGACCGGCGAGATGCGCCCGTTCAAGCGCGGGCCTACCGACTTGCCGTGGAATTTAATCTCCCTGTCGTGCCGCTGA
- a CDS encoding succinate dehydrogenase cytochrome b subunit has protein sequence MWLTCSSIGRKFVMALTGICLVLFVTFHCLMNGVAIFSPDGYNAICAFLGANWYALVASIGLAALAIIHICYAVWLTIQNRKARGNDRYAVVAKPAQVEWASQNMLVLGIVILAFLVVHMIQFWAKMQLAEILGEHFPDPQNGIYFINEAFKLVWTPIVYIIGFIALWFHMNHGFWSMFQSCGWDNDTWLPRLKSIGFWWTTIVVLLFIAEAIVFTVRAHSGCF, from the coding sequence ATGTGGTTAACATGCTCATCTATAGGAAGGAAGTTCGTGATGGCACTCACGGGCATTTGCCTTGTCCTATTTGTCACGTTTCACTGTCTGATGAACGGAGTGGCTATTTTCTCGCCTGATGGCTACAACGCTATCTGTGCATTCCTCGGAGCCAACTGGTATGCTCTCGTAGCATCAATCGGCCTCGCAGCCCTCGCTATCATCCACATCTGCTATGCAGTGTGGCTCACCATCCAGAACCGCAAGGCCCGTGGCAATGACCGCTATGCAGTCGTTGCAAAACCCGCACAGGTTGAATGGGCTTCGCAAAACATGCTCGTGCTCGGCATCGTGATTCTCGCCTTCCTCGTGGTCCACATGATTCAATTCTGGGCCAAGATGCAGCTGGCAGAAATCCTCGGCGAGCACTTCCCCGATCCACAAAACGGCATCTACTTCATCAACGAAGCCTTCAAGCTCGTGTGGACACCCATTGTCTACATCATCGGCTTCATCGCCCTCTGGTTCCACATGAACCACGGTTTCTGGTCAATGTTCCAGAGCTGCGGATGGGACAACGACACATGGCTTCCGCGCCTCAAAAGCATCGGCTTCTGGTGGACAACCATCGTGGTTCTTCTCTTCATTGCCGAAGCTATCGTGTTCACAGTCCGTGCCCATAGCGGATGTTTCTAA